From the Rhizomicrobium palustre genome, the window GCCTGCCAAAACTGACCGTTCAGAAGATGCCAGCGACCGTTTTCATACTGCGCTACGGGTGCGGTGTAGACCTCTAGAATGCGCCCTTCGAGATCGCGCCTGAACAGCGCCACATCATGCAGCACTGGCGGCGGGCCGTATTGAATCTGGGCTTTCAACAAGCCTTCCGGCAAAGCGATCCAAGCGGGTTTGGAGAGCGTGTTACGGTCCAACGTTTCGCCATCACGGCCCAAACGCTCGCGCATCTGAATGCCCATCGAGGCGGGACCGAGCGCTGCATCCATAGTGAAATCGGTGGCCCCCAAAAGCAGACCCAGAAACAGCGCCGGCGCAAGGCATTGAATAGGAGAACGGCCGCTATTCCAGATCAGCATACGCTCGCCCGATTGGGTATGGGCGACCTCGGCCCACAACACACCGATAAAAGTCGCGAAGGGCACCAGCGGCGAGATGATGCCCGGCGTGCGCAACAGCGCGAAACGGGCAATGGCGAGCGTTGCTGAAAACGCATCCGAGCCGGTGGCGGCGATCTGCTGGAATTGCGGCCACAGATCGATGGTCAGCCCGATGGCGAGCAGGATCGACGTGACCGTCAGCACATTGCGGATATAGCTGTTCAGCATATACCAGGTGTGACGGCCAAAGGGCGCCAGCACGATGCGCGCGCTCTTGGTTTTGTTCGCCGTCGGGCTTGTGGTCATGTCTGTGATCATGGGCGGGCCAATTGCGGCTGGGCGAGCTTGGCCTGCTCGCGGTAAATCTCGGCCAGAAGCAACGCGGCCAGAACCGCAGTCACAATCGCAGGTGTACGCAAGGCTCCCCAGGGATCAAGTGGCACAATCACCTTGACCAGCCAAACCGACGTGACGTTCAGACTCATCAGCGCCATGCAGGCGAGCGGCAGCGCAAAATAATTGGTCTTGCGGTTGGTCATGCACACGCAGGCAAGCGCGATGAACGGCGCCAGAAGACAGAGGAAGCTGCGCGACAGGCGCTCACCCAGGAGGCGCATATCCTCGCGATGGCGGGCGTTATCGACATACTGACCTTGCGCGAACTGATCGAAGATCGACATCTCCTCGGCATGGCTGCCACGCGGTTCGAAGGTGAGAAGCTGGTCAGCCATCATCGCTTGGGTCACGTCACCCGACAAAAGCCCCATATGGGAGGTCTTGCCGCCCTCGGCATTCGCGTTTTCACCCGGTGTGGCAGCCGCGAAGCTCTGCGAGGTGAAGCCACCGAGCTTCAAGACGATACTGCCTTGCGCATCCGGACCTTCAAGTCGCGCGTGATCGGCCGTGACGACGCGGAATTTTCCGGGCGCGATGTCCTCATACACAAAGAGCCCGCGCGTCTGATAGGCGTTTGGCCCAGCATTCTTGGCGGCACGATGGGCAGGCGCAAAAGCGACGCGGCCCGGAAACTCATAGAACTGGCCGGTATTGATGCCGGTGCGCAGCGCGCGGAACTCTGCATTGAACAGCAATTGGCGTTCAGCAAAACGCGCGGCGGGATCGAGCACGCCTGAGACCGTAATCGAACCGATCAGCGCCAGCACCGCCACCATCAAGACCAGATTAACGATGTGAAAGGGGCCCGTGCCCGCCGCCACCAATACCAGAAGCTCGCGATTTTCGCGCAGGCGCAGCGTGGTCCAATAGACGCCGACCAGGACCGCAATAGCGAGCGCGAGATCGACCACCTGGGTCGAATTCCACATCAAGAGCACAAAAGACGCGGTGGGGTCTGCGTGATGCTGATAGACGGCGCGGAACACCATCGGAAAGCGCTCGGCCAGGAACACCGCCTCGAACAGCACCATCACCACAAAAACCAGCAAGGCCACACCGCCAAAAAAGCGGCGCGCATAAAGCTGGGCAAAGGGTCCCGCCACGAAACGCAAAACCGAGAGCGCCGCCGAAAGAATCGTGCCCAGGATACCGCTGGCCTTCATATGCGGAACTCCTCACCCAGATAAACCCGGCGCACATCGGGATTATCGACCAGCTCCTCGGGTGTGCCATGGGCAAGAACGCGGCCACTCTCGATCACATAAGAACGGTTCACCATGTGCAGCAGCTCACGCGCATTATGATCGGTGATCAAGACCCCGATGTTGCGGCTGGTGAGCTGGCGGATGAGGGCGGCAATTTCCTCGATCGCTTGCGGATCGACACGGGCGAAGGGCTCGTCCAGCAGCGCGAAGGATGGCTCGCAGGCGAGCGTGATGGCAATCTCGCAGCGGCGGCGCTGCCCGCCAGAAAGCGAACCCACCGCCTGGCGGCGCAAATCGGTAAGATGAAAAAGTTCGAGCAGTTCTTCTGCAATAGCACGGCGGCGTTTGGCCGAAGGTTCACGCACTTCCAGCACGATATTTAGATTGGTCTCCACCGAGAGCGTGCGAGGCACGAAGGTATCTTGCGGCAGATAGGCAATGCCGCGACGCGCCCGTTCGTAAAATGGAGCAAATGTAATCTCGGCTCCATCCAGGCTGATCTTGCCAGCGTCCGGGATGATGAGCCCGGTCAGCATCTTGAAGCTGGTGCTTTTGCCAGCGCCATTGCGGCCCAAAAGACCAACAATCTCGCCGCGCCCCACCTCTAGCGTCACGTCTTCGATGATGCGGCGGCCGCCCAGCGACTTCCTGAGGTGCTGTACGCAAAGCATATCGTGAAGCCGGGCCCTGTAAGAAAGGATTGCGGGATACGGCGTTTAGCAGAACACCGTCGGAACGTCACCCAGGCCGATGGTTTTGATGCCATGCCGCCCGGCAAAATCCAAAAGCCCGGCGAGGCGGTTCAGTATGGCATCCGCCTCGTCTCTGGTGGCGGCATAGGGGCTCAAACCCTCCACGACTTCCACATTATGGAACATGCAGTTGAGGATAATCGGACGCCCCTTGCCCGAATTTACCTCGATTTCCTCCAAAGCGAGGCTTTCCAGCGCCTTCACGCTGGCTTTGGTGGGACGCAGCCAGCGTGGCTCGATCCGCTGCCCAATACCCGGCAACCAGGAGAAAGCCCGCCCCAAAGCTCCGGGGCGGATGGTGACCGGAACCTCCAAAAGCCGAGATGAATTCGGCGAAACCTCTGCCGGGCGTTCGTAAACCGGCCAATAAGGCTGGGTGGAAGCACCGTAAAAACTAACCTCTGGTGCGCCCGCGACCGCCCAATCCTTGAAGGGCGTTACGCTGGAATCGACGCTGTAACCAAGGTCGGCCAGAAAGCCGAGCGAATGAGCCCCGATGCCGAAGCGCCCCGCCCGGAAGGAGCGTGGATTGCTTTTAAACGCGGCGTTGAAAAGCCCTGTTAGCTCGCGCAGCTTTTCGCGCTCCAGCGCAGGCGCGTCATGACACTGAAAAGCGGCCGTCACCTCTGGCACATGGGCGTCCGGACCGACAAACTCCGCATGCAGATGGGTTCCAAGCTCGCACTCGCTTTCGATCACGGCCAAGGCCGACACCGACGCCTCGTCCCGCATCACTTCAGGCGAAAGAAGATAGGTCGGCTTGGCGCCATAGCGGCGAAAGAGCGGGTGCAGACGCTGGATGATGCCGTCGGAGACGGAGGCAAAGGAAAGCGGTTTTTGGGTTTTCCAGCCCGGCCCCTTGTCACATTCGCAATCGATAGAAACGCAAAGAAAGACCTGTTCAGAACCAACGGACATGCTCATGCACCAGCGAAATCTCAGTATGGCTGAAAGCATACTTGAATTCCGCGATGCTGGCACGTTTTGGATCCGGGTCGCCTTCCATGGGAATGCCGCCCATGTCGAAGGTTGTGGCGCCCACCGATTTCGCCCACAAAATCGCATGGGCCATCGGGAGCATCATCTTGTTGAACTTGAAATTCTTGCCCGTAGACGCCCCCAGCGCATAGGTCGCGATACCGCCATGGCGGGTGATGAGAATCACCGAGATGGGCTCATCCTCGAACTCGCTGACAAAAGCGGCGCCGCGTGTGTCGGACGCGAAAAAGTACTCGGCCAGCGCGTC encodes:
- a CDS encoding LptF/LptG family permease, producing the protein MTTSPTANKTKSARIVLAPFGRHTWYMLNSYIRNVLTVTSILLAIGLTIDLWPQFQQIAATGSDAFSATLAIARFALLRTPGIISPLVPFATFIGVLWAEVAHTQSGERMLIWNSGRSPIQCLAPALFLGLLLGATDFTMDAALGPASMGIQMRERLGRDGETLDRNTLSKPAWIALPEGLLKAQIQYGPPPVLHDVALFRRDLEGRILEVYTAPVAQYENGRWHLLNGQFWQAGSNGGPRFGISGRQVMQPFDERVVALNLDPLWLSWYNLVPQYIPLPVLAKLAASDAVPDAHGQYETRLYVVLAGALLPMGMALLAASLAMLFLAYGTSAPQLIGIVFGGYMAHFAIKACLIMGQNGFIPPLFAGFTVPVILFTATGIVLYVCERQRKRITAG
- a CDS encoding LptF/LptG family permease, translated to MKASGILGTILSAALSVLRFVAGPFAQLYARRFFGGVALLVFVVMVLFEAVFLAERFPMVFRAVYQHHADPTASFVLLMWNSTQVVDLALAIAVLVGVYWTTLRLRENRELLVLVAAGTGPFHIVNLVLMVAVLALIGSITVSGVLDPAARFAERQLLFNAEFRALRTGINTGQFYEFPGRVAFAPAHRAAKNAGPNAYQTRGLFVYEDIAPGKFRVVTADHARLEGPDAQGSIVLKLGGFTSQSFAAATPGENANAEGGKTSHMGLLSGDVTQAMMADQLLTFEPRGSHAEEMSIFDQFAQGQYVDNARHREDMRLLGERLSRSFLCLLAPFIALACVCMTNRKTNYFALPLACMALMSLNVTSVWLVKVIVPLDPWGALRTPAIVTAVLAALLLAEIYREQAKLAQPQLARP
- the lptB gene encoding LPS export ABC transporter ATP-binding protein, with translation MLCVQHLRKSLGGRRIIEDVTLEVGRGEIVGLLGRNGAGKSTSFKMLTGLIIPDAGKISLDGAEITFAPFYERARRGIAYLPQDTFVPRTLSVETNLNIVLEVREPSAKRRRAIAEELLELFHLTDLRRQAVGSLSGGQRRRCEIAITLACEPSFALLDEPFARVDPQAIEEIAALIRQLTSRNIGVLITDHNARELLHMVNRSYVIESGRVLAHGTPEELVDNPDVRRVYLGEEFRI